CCGGCGACCGCATATGAAGCGAGTGTCGGTTCTTTCAAATGATTGCGGCCGATCTCTTTGTATTTCTTGCCGGCTTCGATAATCGTGGTTTCGCCTTCTTCGCTCTGGAAATAAATCTTGCCATCCGCGTACAAGGGGGAAGCAGAGTAGTTGCCGCCCACGCGTTCTTTCCAGATCAGTTCTCCCGTCCTGGCATCAAAGCACTGCGCGATCCCTTTATCACTGACTGCATACAGTTCATCACCCACAACGAGCAATGAAGGGGTGTGCGGGATCTGGCTTTTGTTCGACCAGGCCAGGTGTGTGTCGGTCACATCCCCTTTACCGTCCGGGCGAATTGCCAGCAGAGAAGGGCGGTCATAGCTGGTGGTCACGAAGATCAAGCCATGGCTGAAAACCGGACGGGGAATCACGGAGTAACCCGTGTAATTCAGGTGCCAGATCTCTTTGCCGTCTTTGGGAGAATGGCCGGAAATGACATCCGTTCCCGGAGCCACGATTTGCTTTTCTCCATTTACAGTGATCACTAAAGGAGTGCCGAAGGAAAACTTTTTACGTCCTTCGACATTCCGGTCGACTTTCCATTCGATCTTGCCCGTGTTTCGGTTCAGAGCGGCGATGAAATTCTTGCCTTTGCCGTCACAGATAATGACCAGCTTGTCATCAACAATACATGGAGAGCCGCCATTGCCGTGTTGCATTTCGTATTTGAGTTCGTCGGTTTTCCAGAGTTCTTTACCGTCCAGTGACAGGCAGGCGGTGCCAAACGTACCAAAATGCACGTAGATCACTTTGCCGTCGGAAATGGGGGTCGGGCTGGCGTGACTGTTCTTTTTATGAATCCGTTGTGCGGTCTCTTTGGTTTCCTGAAAGACCTCTTTGTTCCACAGGACCTCGCCAGTCTCCAGGTCAAGGCAGACGACGCGCAATGATTGTTCGGGGAGTTTATCCTCACTGGTGGGGACCGCAGTGGTCACATAGACCTTCTCGCCAACCACAATCGGAGACGACCAGCCCACGCCGGGGATATCCGTTTTCCAGAGGACATGCTCGGTCGGGCTCCATGCGGTTGGCAGAGATTTGACGGTGGAATGACCCTGCCCGGTGGGGCCACGAAACTCAAACCATTCTTCCGCCATCAATTGGTGTGATGAAATATAAGCGACAACTGATAGAACGCAAAAGCCGGTAAATTTGAAAACGCTCACTTCAGCAAGCCCTCCTGTATTGAGGCGGTGGATCTGTACTTATGTTTAAAACGCTTTTGGTGATGAGTTAATTTTGTCAGAATAGAAAGAGTCTGACAAGTAATCGAGCCTATCACAACAGTCTGTATCCGAAGATATTCTGATCCCGGAAAAGATTTAACCGGGATTTCAAATTTTTCATAACGTAGTTCATTGACTCTTTGGGGGGGACGGCTATGATTAACGAACCTGATTTACTTCCGGTGAGCGAAAATCGTTCGCACACTGGTTTTAAATCAATGATCTTTGACAAAATGGTTGGTGGCCCCAAATTTTAAGAGTGGAAGCCGGTACGTTCTGGAAGTGATTCTTTCGAGAATTGCGGAAGGGATGTATTAAGGTATTTTAAATTTATTGAGCCAATCTGTTAGCGCATCAGGCAGGCGACCTGTCGGGTGTAGATTGGCGTCAAACTCTCTATTGTTTTTATGACGGCTTGCCGT
This window of the Gimesia fumaroli genome carries:
- a CDS encoding PQQ-like beta-propeller repeat protein; its protein translation is MSVFKFTGFCVLSVVAYISSHQLMAEEWFEFRGPTGQGHSTVKSLPTAWSPTEHVLWKTDIPGVGWSSPIVVGEKVYVTTAVPTSEDKLPEQSLRVVCLDLETGEVLWNKEVFQETKETAQRIHKKNSHASPTPISDGKVIYVHFGTFGTACLSLDGKELWKTDELKYEMQHGNGGSPCIVDDKLVIICDGKGKNFIAALNRNTGKIEWKVDRNVEGRKKFSFGTPLVITVNGEKQIVAPGTDVISGHSPKDGKEIWHLNYTGYSVIPRPVFSHGLIFVTTSYDRPSLLAIRPDGKGDVTDTHLAWSNKSQIPHTPSLLVVGDELYAVSDKGIAQCFDARTGELIWKERVGGNYSASPLYADGKIYFQSEEGETTIIEAGKKYKEIGRNHLKEPTLASYAVAGDTLLIRTKTQLYRIGK